A window of the bacterium genome harbors these coding sequences:
- the recJ gene encoding single-stranded-DNA-specific exonuclease RecJ, translated as MHREIWIKGNQEAEKAKELAKRLSISPITASLLLNRKIENEEDGREFLFPSLHNLHDPFLLEGMELAVFRIKTAIKKKEPIFLQGDFDVDGICATAFLAKTLTKLGGKVYCHIPDRHREGHGISNYAVRKAVELKVGVFLTVDCGSSSHTQVERLNNSGIDVIITDHHEMGQNPPALATINPKASHSYPYKELAGVGVAFKLGQALCKSFSRDERLVYDKLDLVALGTIADLSSLLGENRVLVKFGLEKLGREPTDGLATLKKTARLNGYVDSQKVSFILAPRLNAPGRIKSPLKALELLVVNKEEQREAICQELEELNRKRRSLEIEILMEIEDDLGKLELDKDFVIVIKGNNWNRGLLGLVASRLVEMYQRPAFVLSQYGDVIKGSGRSIPTFNLYKALEEVSHLLRNFGGHNAAVGLEMEASKYKEFKEKINEIAKKYLSYEDLVVKQEVECVLQFSEITERLAKEVSLFAPYGIDNPQPLFLSENVEAKRLSPFSNGRYVSLLVRQRGRELNCLSPAKLTEDIPEECSIIYALDYDRQLAQPLLILKGWIRKGVSVVKEERAPYLSQLLLWGEEFIYD; from the coding sequence ATGCATAGAGAAATTTGGATTAAGGGAAATCAGGAAGCGGAAAAGGCTAAGGAATTAGCGAAAAGGTTATCCATTTCACCAATAACTGCTTCCCTTCTTCTCAATAGAAAGATAGAAAATGAAGAAGATGGCAGGGAATTTCTTTTCCCTTCTCTCCACAATCTCCATGACCCCTTTCTCCTTGAAGGGATGGAATTGGCTGTTTTCAGGATAAAGACAGCAATAAAGAAAAAAGAGCCAATCTTTCTCCAAGGGGATTTCGATGTTGATGGCATTTGCGCTACCGCTTTCCTAGCGAAGACGCTCACCAAGCTCGGGGGGAAGGTCTACTGTCATATTCCCGATAGGCATAGAGAGGGGCACGGAATATCAAATTATGCGGTGAGGAAAGCTGTGGAACTGAAAGTGGGCGTCTTTCTAACGGTTGATTGCGGGAGTTCATCTCATACTCAGGTTGAGAGATTAAATAATAGCGGAATAGATGTCATTATAACCGACCACCATGAGATGGGACAAAACCCACCCGCTTTGGCGACGATAAACCCCAAAGCTTCACATTCATATCCTTATAAGGAGTTAGCGGGGGTTGGCGTTGCTTTTAAATTAGGGCAGGCATTGTGTAAATCTTTCTCTCGGGACGAAAGGCTGGTTTACGATAAACTTGACCTCGTTGCTTTGGGGACGATAGCAGACCTTTCCTCCCTCTTGGGAGAGAACAGGGTTCTGGTTAAGTTCGGGTTGGAGAAATTGGGAAGGGAGCCGACGGATGGTCTTGCTACCTTAAAGAAAACAGCTCGTTTAAATGGCTATGTTGACTCGCAAAAGGTAAGCTTCATTTTGGCTCCCAGGCTCAACGCTCCGGGAAGAATAAAAAGCCCACTCAAAGCTCTTGAGTTGCTGGTTGTAAATAAGGAGGAACAAAGGGAGGCTATTTGTCAAGAACTTGAGGAGTTAAACAGAAAGAGACGCTCTCTTGAGATAGAAATATTAATGGAAATAGAGGACGATTTGGGGAAATTGGAGCTTGATAAGGACTTCGTTATAGTTATTAAGGGGAATAATTGGAATAGAGGACTTTTAGGATTAGTTGCTTCAAGATTAGTGGAGATGTATCAGAGACCAGCATTTGTCCTATCTCAATATGGCGATGTGATAAAAGGGTCAGGAAGGAGCATCCCCACATTTAACCTCTATAAAGCTTTGGAAGAGGTATCACACCTCCTCAGAAATTTTGGTGGGCATAACGCAGCCGTTGGATTGGAAATGGAAGCGAGTAAATATAAGGAATTCAAGGAGAAAATAAACGAGATAGCGAAGAAATATCTGAGCTATGAGGACCTCGTTGTAAAACAAGAGGTGGAGTGTGTCCTTCAATTCAGCGAGATAACGGAAAGATTAGCAAAAGAGGTTTCACTTTTTGCTCCCTACGGTATAGATAATCCTCAACCCCTCTTCTTAAGCGAAAATGTGGAGGCAAAACGCTTGAGTCCCTTCTCCAATGGAAGGTATGTCTCTCTCTTAGTCAGACAGAGAGGAAGGGAACTCAATTGTCTCAGCCCAGCGAAGCTTACCGAAGATATTCCTGAGGAGTGTTCAATAATATATGCCCTTGATTACGATAGGCAACTTGCTCAGCCGCTTTTAATATTGAAAGGGTGGATAAGGAAAGGGGTAAGTGTTGTGAAGGAGGAAAGAGCTCCCTATCTATCTCAGCTTTTACTTTGGGGAGAGGAATTTATATATGACTGA
- a CDS encoding D-tyrosyl-tRNA(Tyr) deacylase has translation MRAVIQRVDSASVFVEGELVSSIGKGLLVLLGVEKGDSEKDAEYVVDKIVNLRIFEDESGKMNLSVRDIGGEVLLVSQFTLLASTRRGRRPDFTMAAPPEEAECLFALAVSLFQNYIPTKTGIFGRKMLINLVNNGPVTIILDSREKRW, from the coding sequence ATGAGAGCAGTGATTCAACGGGTTGATTCAGCGAGCGTTTTCGTTGAGGGAGAGTTAGTTTCCTCCATAGGGAAGGGGTTGTTGGTTCTCCTCGGAGTAGAGAAGGGAGACAGCGAGAAGGATGCTGAATATGTGGTGGATAAAATAGTAAATCTTCGCATTTTTGAAGATGAAAGTGGGAAAATGAATCTTTCCGTCAGAGATATTGGAGGGGAGGTGCTTCTCGTTTCCCAATTCACACTCCTCGCCTCAACGAGACGAGGGAGGCGTCCCGATTTCACAATGGCAGCCCCTCCCGAGGAAGCGGAGTGTCTTTTCGCTCTCGCTGTCTCCTTATTCCAAAATTACATCCCAACTAAAACGGGAATCTTTGGTAGGAAAATGTTAATAAATCTCGTTAATAACGGACCTGTTACGATAATTTTGGACAGCAGGGAGAAAAGGTGGTAA
- a CDS encoding helix-turn-helix domain-containing protein, giving the protein MRDLTGRLKRTLGAQLRALREAKGMRLRELSYLSGISESVLSRLERGFTFPRRATLEAIASALGIDVVPFLESIANQLGVDPTPLLLRLGYTSKESAIPPLPSGGRLLKVIAEVPCGKPYEALEELLGYIIIHEDEYPGATFSLRATGDSMYPLIMHGDFIIVRQQDDVESGSIAVVSLETDGGFETTVKKVIKQDAQIILESLNPAYPPIVVNIKEKGFRIIGKVIGLKRYFK; this is encoded by the coding sequence ATGAGAGATTTGACAGGGAGATTAAAAAGGACATTGGGAGCTCAACTGCGCGCCCTTAGGGAAGCAAAAGGTATGCGCCTAAGGGAACTCTCTTATCTTTCCGGTATCTCGGAAAGCGTCCTATCCCGACTGGAAAGAGGATTCACATTTCCTCGCCGAGCCACGCTTGAAGCCATTGCTTCCGCCTTAGGGATTGATGTCGTCCCCTTTTTAGAAAGCATCGCCAACCAGCTCGGCGTTGACCCCACGCCCCTCTTGCTGCGCCTCGGCTACACATCAAAGGAATCAGCTATCCCACCCTTGCCCTCGGGAGGAAGGCTGCTTAAAGTCATCGCCGAGGTCCCCTGTGGAAAGCCTTACGAGGCTTTGGAAGAACTACTTGGTTATATCATAATTCACGAGGATGAATATCCGGGAGCAACCTTCTCCTTACGAGCCACTGGGGATAGTATGTATCCCCTAATTATGCATGGAGATTTCATAATCGTCAGGCAACAAGACGATGTCGAAAGCGGCTCAATTGCTGTTGTCTCCCTGGAAACGGATGGCGGATTTGAAACAACAGTTAAAAAAGTTATTAAACAGGATGCCCAAATAATACTTGAAAGCCTAAACCCTGCCTATCCTCCCATTGTTGTAAATATAAAAGAGAAAGGGTTTAGGATAATAGGGAAGGTTATCGGTCTGAAGCGTTATTTTAAATGA
- the secD gene encoding protein translocase subunit SecD has protein sequence MKTKHLLILIFVLVAASGYVIYKKPFKRGLDLAGGIRLVLEAKPTKEIPRITKEHQTALMDIIRRRVDALGVAEPLIQAKGTNQIVVELPAIEREEEALAMLKSTAMVEFRYLKDVQSDNNPAASYKMVVNEGPEGKEEIIFYDIEGKEVPHEKVLENAPVILTGNDLNPKRRARAEPGPTNQPIVTFSLNPEGQKKFAAFTAGHVGDYLAIVLDNKIISAPKIRTHIYTEGVQIEGGFKDLREAQQLADLINAGALPVPLEIASVEKVGPTLGQDSLEKSLRAGIWGLVLVMLFMLGYYLLPGLIADIALLLYTLFMLAIFKAIPVTLTLPGIAALIITIGMAVDANILIFERLKEELRAGKTLRAAIDAGFHRAFTAIFDCNTTTIISAIVLYTIGTGPIKGFALILGIGTILSMFTAITVSRTLLIVVESLFPFARNPRLYGVFSWTKGVNFKFVKHWKIWFAISLAIIIPGIIFYAPPIRGLKKGIDFTGGMIITLKFEKPVSLPEVRNLLAKAGFSDAFVQTSRDNKQLYIRMKEASLEARKKVESLLGEKFGKFEELSVDSIGPTISRELTQKALMGVILASILILLYLSFRFNELKYGAAAVIATLHDVAVMFGSFAILGKLFGVEIDSLFVTAVLTMIGFSVHDTIVIFDRIRENWRLRRRGETFGEVVDASINQTLVRSINTSLTVLLVLFALFFFGGETIRHFIGALIIGTITGTYSSIFNAAQIVYLWTRRERKERAEPLPIPTVATADDAGRTTTPPTPVYVPTPKSVGNISKRVKKKKKKKRR, from the coding sequence ATGAAGACGAAGCATTTGCTCATCCTGATTTTTGTTTTGGTTGCCGCATCTGGCTATGTTATCTACAAGAAGCCCTTTAAACGGGGTCTTGACCTCGCTGGGGGCATAAGGCTTGTTCTGGAAGCCAAGCCAACAAAGGAAATTCCCCGCATAACCAAAGAGCATCAAACAGCTCTGATGGATATCATTAGGCGGCGTGTTGATGCTTTAGGGGTGGCTGAACCGTTAATTCAAGCTAAGGGAACAAACCAGATAGTCGTTGAACTGCCCGCAATTGAGAGGGAAGAGGAAGCCTTGGCAATGCTGAAATCCACCGCTATGGTGGAGTTTCGCTACCTGAAGGATGTCCAAAGCGATAATAATCCCGCAGCTTCATATAAAATGGTGGTCAATGAAGGACCCGAGGGGAAAGAAGAGATTATATTCTATGATATTGAGGGAAAGGAGGTTCCCCACGAAAAGGTTCTTGAGAACGCTCCCGTTATACTCACGGGAAACGACTTAAACCCCAAGAGGAGGGCGAGGGCAGAGCCAGGTCCTACAAACCAGCCAATAGTTACTTTTTCTCTTAACCCTGAGGGGCAAAAGAAATTCGCGGCTTTCACAGCAGGCCATGTCGGCGATTACTTAGCCATCGTTTTGGACAACAAGATAATAAGCGCGCCTAAAATTAGAACTCACATATACACTGAGGGGGTTCAGATTGAGGGAGGTTTCAAGGACCTAAGGGAAGCTCAGCAGCTAGCGGATTTGATAAATGCAGGCGCTCTTCCCGTTCCTTTGGAAATCGCCTCCGTTGAGAAAGTTGGACCCACCCTCGGGCAGGATTCCCTTGAGAAAAGCCTACGCGCGGGAATTTGGGGGCTTGTCCTGGTTATGCTCTTTATGCTCGGCTATTACCTCCTTCCCGGTCTAATCGCCGATATCGCCCTTCTCCTTTATACACTCTTTATGCTCGCCATCTTCAAGGCTATCCCCGTAACCCTTACCCTCCCGGGTATCGCCGCCCTAATCATAACCATAGGTATGGCTGTGGATGCTAACATCCTCATATTCGAGAGACTAAAGGAGGAGCTAAGGGCAGGAAAAACGCTAAGGGCGGCTATTGATGCAGGTTTCCATCGCGCCTTCACGGCGATATTTGACTGCAATACCACGACAATCATCTCCGCCATTGTCCTTTATACAATCGGCACGGGGCCGATAAAGGGTTTTGCCCTTATCTTGGGAATAGGAACGATTCTCTCTATGTTCACAGCCATAACCGTCAGCAGGACCTTGTTGATTGTCGTGGAAAGCCTCTTCCCCTTTGCCCGAAATCCTCGCTTATACGGGGTCTTTTCCTGGACCAAAGGGGTAAATTTCAAATTCGTAAAGCACTGGAAGATTTGGTTCGCCATCAGCCTCGCGATCATTATCCCCGGCATAATCTTCTATGCACCTCCTATTAGAGGGCTTAAGAAGGGCATAGACTTTACGGGAGGAATGATTATCACATTGAAATTTGAGAAGCCCGTTTCACTTCCCGAAGTGAGGAATCTTCTCGCTAAAGCGGGCTTCTCCGACGCCTTCGTCCAAACGAGCAGGGATAATAAACAACTTTACATTCGTATGAAGGAAGCCTCGCTTGAGGCAAGGAAGAAAGTGGAAAGCCTCCTCGGGGAAAAGTTCGGGAAATTTGAGGAGCTAAGCGTGGATAGCATCGGTCCAACCATTAGTAGAGAGTTGACGCAAAAAGCTTTGATGGGGGTTATCCTCGCTTCAATATTGATTCTCCTTTATCTATCTTTCCGCTTCAATGAGTTGAAATATGGGGCAGCTGCCGTCATCGCTACTCTGCACGATGTTGCGGTAATGTTCGGGTCTTTCGCCATTTTAGGCAAGCTCTTCGGCGTGGAAATAGATTCCCTCTTCGTGACCGCTGTCCTCACAATGATTGGTTTTTCCGTCCACGACACGATAGTTATTTTTGATAGAATCAGGGAGAACTGGCGACTCAGAAGAAGAGGGGAAACTTTTGGCGAGGTCGTTGATGCAAGCATCAATCAGACATTGGTAAGGTCCATTAATACCTCTTTAACCGTTCTACTCGTATTATTTGCCCTCTTCTTCTTCGGCGGAGAGACGATAAGACACTTTATAGGCGCCTTAATCATTGGAACTATAACGGGAACTTACTCCAGTATCTTCAACGCCGCCCAAATAGTTTACCTCTGGACGAGACGCGAAAGGAAAGAGCGAGCGGAACCTCTCCCTATTCCCACCGTCGCCACTGCTGACGATGCCGGTCGCACGACTACTCCTCCTACACCAGTTTATGTCCCTACCCCCAAATCGGTAGGGAATATAAGCAAGAGAGTCAAAAAGAAGAAAAAGAAAAAGAGAAGATAG
- a CDS encoding DUF4438 domain-containing protein: MLKTNVEKLIETSVRGEVIQPRVWLPQISHKGEPLFLPSTGGITYNVKIGDSAFGWAGDHIEPGVTIRAKDEGENAALNVLACIGNVAKVVSGDAKGECGFVTGKHGGAEHVLVYFPREVLEKLNIGDQILVMAKGQGLKIIGWEDVFICNIDPGLLEKLNIEEKDGKLLVPVVAEVPAHLMGSGIGSTQVIRGDYDIMTADAKELEAYGLQNLRLGDFVLLRDCDNTYGRGFLKGAVSIGVVIHSDCVWTGHGPGVTVIMSSKEGRIEGRIDKNANLANYLNII; the protein is encoded by the coding sequence ATGTTGAAGACGAATGTAGAAAAGCTTATTGAAACATCTGTGCGCGGGGAGGTTATTCAACCTCGTGTCTGGCTTCCCCAGATAAGCCACAAGGGCGAACCGCTATTCCTTCCATCAACGGGAGGTATAACTTATAATGTGAAGATTGGTGATAGCGCTTTCGGCTGGGCTGGCGACCACATAGAGCCCGGGGTTACCATAAGGGCAAAGGATGAAGGGGAAAACGCAGCCCTAAATGTTCTCGCTTGTATCGGGAATGTCGCAAAGGTTGTAAGTGGGGATGCAAAAGGGGAATGCGGTTTCGTCACGGGAAAACATGGCGGAGCTGAGCATGTCCTCGTTTACTTTCCTAGGGAAGTTTTGGAAAAGCTCAATATAGGGGACCAAATATTGGTGATGGCGAAAGGGCAAGGCTTGAAAATCATCGGTTGGGAGGATGTCTTCATTTGCAATATAGACCCAGGTCTATTGGAGAAGCTCAACATTGAGGAAAAGGATGGGAAGCTGCTGGTTCCCGTAGTGGCTGAGGTTCCCGCCCATTTGATGGGTTCAGGTATAGGCTCAACACAGGTGATAAGGGGCGATTACGACATTATGACCGCTGATGCGAAGGAACTTGAAGCATATGGACTACAGAACCTCCGATTAGGGGATTTCGTCCTCTTGCGTGATTGCGATAACACATATGGAAGAGGTTTTCTCAAAGGGGCAGTTTCCATTGGAGTAGTCATTCACAGCGATTGCGTATGGACGGGACACGGACCGGGCGTCACGGTGATAATGTCCAGCAAAGAAGGCAGAATAGAGGGAAGAATAGATAAGAACGCCAATTTGGCGAACTATCTAAACATCATTTAA
- a CDS encoding bifunctional (p)ppGpp synthetase/guanosine-3',5'-bis(diphosphate) 3'-pyrophosphohydrolase gives MTEQFLCLVRQLIAKMRQKRGRVDEGRIHLAAETAYFAHLGEKRESGEPYIFHPLNVALILADLGMDEEVVIGGLLHDVLEDGKNIDLPFIKSNFGEDVAELVDGVTKLSHTEREYFKEEREQAENIRKLLLAMAKDIRVIFIKLADRLHNMQTLYALPEGRRKKMALETMQIFAPLANRLGIWEFKWRLEDLAFQYLYPKEFEDLKRNLEKIRRNREAEVEEAARILREKLAKENIDATVYGRAKHLWSIYNKLKRDNISLEEVYDLVALRVIVYTKEQCYIALSIVHDTWTPIPGMFTDFIASPKPNGYRSLHTKVIGPRGKPLEVQIRTWDMHREAEFGLAAHWHYKEDAKDDKYFLERIRQLRNQIFKWQTDYGDPAEFFRSVIEDLFADRVFVFSPKGDVFDLPVGSTPVDFAYLIHSEIGNKCVGAKVNGKIVPLDYILQTGDKVEILTKSSAHPSLEWLRFVKTPHAKSCIKRYFRQRHKEELIEKGKALLLNELSELGYLPPEFSWEKELEEMAPRLGFASSNDLLASLGYGSSSVSQVIEKIKKKYPPPTPTISERPQVSVSLPEVGVDGIMIKRARCCFPLPGEEVVGFITRGKGIVVHRADCPNMENLPSSERERLVKLQWGRSEKAIPVAIQIEAIDRIGLLSDISAIISSEGVNISSLKVKTRSDRTATINALIDIHDIQHLNKVLEKISKLSDVMDVYRIGTMKKARNR, from the coding sequence ATGACTGAACAATTCCTTTGTTTGGTAAGACAATTGATTGCCAAGATGAGGCAGAAGCGCGGCAGAGTGGATGAAGGACGCATACACCTCGCCGCGGAGACCGCTTATTTTGCCCATCTTGGCGAAAAAAGGGAATCAGGAGAGCCTTATATCTTCCATCCTTTAAATGTTGCATTGATTCTTGCCGACTTGGGGATGGATGAGGAAGTGGTAATAGGTGGACTCCTCCACGATGTTCTTGAAGATGGAAAGAATATAGACCTACCTTTCATAAAATCAAATTTCGGTGAAGATGTAGCTGAGTTAGTGGATGGAGTGACGAAGCTTTCCCACACGGAGCGGGAGTATTTTAAGGAGGAAAGAGAACAAGCGGAGAATATCAGAAAGTTGCTATTGGCGATGGCGAAGGATATAAGGGTGATATTCATAAAGCTTGCTGATAGATTACATAATATGCAAACCCTTTATGCCTTGCCTGAGGGGAGAAGGAAGAAAATGGCTTTGGAAACGATGCAGATATTCGCTCCCCTTGCCAACAGGTTAGGAATTTGGGAATTCAAATGGAGGCTTGAGGACTTAGCCTTCCAATACCTTTACCCGAAGGAATTTGAGGATTTAAAAAGAAATTTGGAGAAGATCAGGAGAAATAGAGAGGCTGAAGTAGAGGAGGCAGCCAGGATATTAAGGGAAAAACTGGCGAAGGAGAACATAGATGCTACAGTCTATGGGAGAGCAAAGCATCTTTGGAGCATTTATAATAAACTCAAAAGGGACAACATCTCCTTGGAAGAAGTCTATGATTTGGTAGCTTTAAGAGTGATAGTCTATACTAAGGAGCAATGCTACATTGCCCTAAGCATTGTCCACGACACCTGGACGCCTATCCCCGGGATGTTCACGGATTTCATTGCCTCTCCCAAGCCAAATGGTTATCGCTCCCTACATACCAAAGTAATAGGTCCGAGGGGAAAACCTTTAGAGGTGCAGATTAGGACTTGGGATATGCATAGGGAAGCAGAGTTCGGTTTAGCCGCTCATTGGCACTATAAAGAAGATGCCAAGGACGACAAATATTTCCTAGAGCGAATTCGCCAACTCAGAAACCAGATTTTCAAGTGGCAAACCGATTATGGGGACCCCGCTGAATTTTTCCGTTCCGTTATTGAGGACCTATTTGCCGACAGGGTCTTCGTCTTCTCACCTAAAGGTGATGTGTTCGACCTTCCTGTTGGCTCCACGCCAGTTGACTTCGCCTATCTGATCCACTCGGAAATCGGAAATAAATGTGTGGGCGCAAAGGTCAATGGGAAAATCGTTCCCTTGGATTATATCCTCCAAACAGGAGATAAAGTGGAAATCCTCACAAAATCCTCCGCCCATCCTTCTTTGGAATGGCTGAGATTCGTTAAAACTCCTCATGCTAAAAGCTGTATAAAGCGATATTTCCGCCAAAGACATAAGGAAGAATTGATAGAAAAAGGGAAAGCACTCCTTTTGAATGAGCTTTCAGAATTGGGTTATTTACCACCTGAATTCTCTTGGGAGAAGGAATTGGAGGAGATGGCTCCCCGACTGGGCTTTGCTTCTTCCAATGACCTTTTAGCTTCTTTAGGCTATGGTTCCTCCTCCGTTTCCCAGGTTATAGAAAAAATAAAGAAAAAATATCCTCCTCCCACTCCCACGATATCCGAGAGACCGCAAGTAAGCGTTAGTCTCCCAGAGGTGGGAGTTGATGGGATAATGATAAAGAGGGCGAGATGCTGCTTCCCCTTGCCGGGAGAGGAGGTTGTAGGATTCATCACAAGAGGAAAGGGAATAGTTGTCCATCGCGCTGATTGCCCAAATATGGAAAACCTACCTTCTTCCGAGAGGGAGAGATTGGTGAAACTTCAATGGGGAAGGTCGGAGAAGGCGATACCTGTAGCGATTCAAATAGAGGCAATTGATAGAATCGGATTGCTATCCGATATAAGCGCGATCATAAGCAGCGAGGGAGTGAATATAAGTTCCTTAAAAGTAAAAACGAGGAGTGATAGAACCGCTACGATAAACGCTCTCATAGATATACACGATATCCAACATCTAAATAAAGTTTTGGAGAAGATAAGCAAATTGAGCGATGTTATGGATGTATATCGTATAGGGACAATGAAAAAAGCGAGAAACCGATGA
- a CDS encoding tetratricopeptide repeat protein, translating to MRKINKKELLRLINRGDLALLGQFVSKALQKYEEAAELDPSSAEVYFSLAEFFRFVGKWQEADKFYRYAIKLSPNIFYKFRLALLLRDMGKFMESSLLLKEVVKEQPNEPYHHFALGEVLWEMGYMDGVLYHLKKAVELDPLDDFYHAWLGVAYASLGELENAEKELKRAHQLKPQSLAYIYILAEIYSLRGEEELAQSYYKIVNRISEYDMFLLQKFRRKILLK from the coding sequence ATGAGGAAAATAAACAAAAAAGAGCTCCTTCGCCTTATAAACAGGGGCGATTTAGCCCTACTAGGCCAATTTGTATCCAAAGCCTTGCAGAAATATGAGGAAGCTGCTGAGCTTGACCCTTCCTCAGCGGAGGTTTATTTCAGTTTAGCGGAATTCTTTCGCTTCGTGGGGAAGTGGCAGGAAGCTGATAAATTCTACCGTTATGCGATAAAGCTTTCTCCCAACATTTTTTATAAGTTTCGGTTGGCTCTCTTATTGAGGGATATGGGTAAATTCATGGAATCCTCCCTTCTCTTAAAGGAAGTAGTTAAAGAACAACCTAACGAACCTTATCATCATTTCGCTCTTGGGGAAGTTTTATGGGAAATGGGTTATATGGATGGGGTCCTATATCATTTAAAGAAGGCGGTTGAACTCGACCCCCTTGATGATTTTTACCATGCTTGGTTAGGGGTTGCATATGCCTCACTGGGAGAATTAGAAAACGCGGAAAAGGAGCTCAAAAGGGCACATCAGCTCAAGCCACAGAGCTTGGCATATATTTATATACTTGCCGAGATTTACTCCCTCAGGGGGGAAGAAGAACTTGCCCAATCCTATTATAAAATTGTAAATAGAATTAGTGAATATGACATGTTTCTTCTCCAAAAATTCCGAAGGAAAATCTTGTTGAAATAG
- a CDS encoding cation transporter, translated as MLSERKELPRAAGIALVANLFLLALKGTVGLLISSLSVLSDAMDSFTESLSSFITLLSLKQVTRPPDEDHHFGHGKYDILGSLVEGTVIFSFAMIIFIEGAKRIINKEVVKLAELGIGVMLLNSLIKILLSRYLSRLGRKADSLSLISAAQHYKLDFYNDFGIILGLFIIRLTHIHIIDPIIAIIIGFMYLKTSITLLRNAVHQIVDKAPPGVEEKVEQLIMEHYPQLTGFHKLRIRKAGSELQMDMHIQFPNGVSLEEAHNLSEHLEEDIKALFPSAIVVIHMEPDERNA; from the coding sequence ATGCTCTCAGAGAGAAAGGAATTACCGAGGGCGGCGGGAATTGCGCTTGTAGCGAATCTTTTTCTCCTGGCGCTCAAAGGAACAGTTGGACTCCTCATCTCATCGCTCAGCGTTCTATCAGACGCTATGGATTCCTTCACGGAGAGTTTGTCTTCTTTTATAACCCTACTCTCCCTCAAGCAAGTAACTCGCCCTCCCGATGAGGACCACCATTTCGGACATGGGAAATACGACATCCTTGGCTCATTAGTAGAAGGAACGGTCATCTTCTCGTTTGCAATGATAATCTTCATTGAGGGAGCCAAAAGGATAATTAATAAGGAAGTGGTCAAGTTAGCAGAATTAGGGATTGGGGTTATGCTCCTCAACTCCCTAATAAAAATCCTCTTATCTCGTTATCTTTCAAGATTAGGCAGGAAAGCCGACTCCTTATCGCTCATCTCAGCTGCTCAACATTATAAGTTAGATTTTTATAACGATTTTGGCATAATTTTAGGTCTTTTCATAATCCGTTTGACGCACATACATATAATAGACCCTATAATTGCTATAATAATAGGCTTTATGTATCTAAAAACTTCAATAACTCTTTTAAGGAATGCTGTCCATCAAATAGTTGACAAAGCCCCACCGGGAGTGGAAGAAAAAGTAGAACAACTTATTATGGAACACTATCCTCAGCTAACTGGTTTCCATAAACTGAGGATAAGGAAAGCTGGCAGCGAGTTGCAAATGGATATGCACATTCAATTCCCAAATGGCGTTTCCCTGGAGGAAGCCCATAATCTCTCCGAGCATCTGGAGGAGGATATAAAGGCATTATTCCCCTCCGCAATTGTCGTCATTCATATGGAGCCGGACGAGAGAAATGCATAG